Sequence from the Thermocoleostomius sinensis A174 genome:
TCAACATTTCTATGAGGGCAGGTTTTGTGATTAGCGGTCTGGCAAAACCATTCCACCTCAGTGAACCCTGCCCCTAACGGCATCTGTCTCCGAGGAACTTCAGAACTCTCATAGTAAAGCGCGATCGAGAAAAAACAGAGAATTCCTAACCGCCAACCCCCAATCCCCTCATCCCCAACCCTGCTATGGCTCCTGCCAGCACCAGCCATGCCGAGTTTACTTGAAAGCGAAATACCGCAATTAAGCCAAGCACAGCCAAACTGGCCGTGCTCCAATCGACGATCGCCGCACTTAGGAGCGTGACTGTAACGGCCGCCATTAACCCCAACGCCCCTGCATTAACCCCATCTAAAAAGCCAGCCGTCCAGCGAGATTGGCGTAAGCGAGCAGCAAATGGGCTGATGATGGCAACTAAGAGAAACGATGGCAGAAAAATTCCTAGGGTCGCCGCAATTGCTCCGGCATGGCCCGCTAGCAGATAGCCGATGAACGTGGCGGTAGTAAATACTGGCCCCGGCGTAAACTCGCCAATAACAATGGCATCCAACAATTGCTGTGACGAAAGCACCTGCCAGCGCTCGACAAGATCGCGTTGCAGAAAAGCCAAGAGCACATAGCCACTGCCATATAGCACGGCCCCTACTTTGAGGAAAAACAGAAACACATTGCTCCATGCCACCGATCGCGGCGCATCAGTTGGATTTACTTGTGCCAAAACGCTTGAAACGGGCAATAAGAACAAACCAGTAGTGCTGTGGCGATTCGATTGCCCATTTCGCAGCAACATCATTCCCACCCCTGCCAGGACAAGCACCAGAACTTCATTTAGTCCCAAGAAATAAGCAGCAATGGCGGCTACACCTGCGATTGCTGTGGGAATATCTTTGATGGCTTTTTTGCCCAGTTTCCAGAGCGCTTGGGCAATCACCGCTAAAATTACCGGTTTGACACCGTACAGTACCCACTCTACCTGAGGGATTGATTGCGAGCGGACATACAGGATAGCTAAGCCCCACACCATCAGCATGGCCGGCAAAATGAAACAAATGCCTGCGGTCATCAAGCCGCGCCATCCGGCTCGTTCATTGCCGATTAGGATAGCCATTTCGGTGGAGTTGGGGCCTGGAATGAGGCTAGTGACACCCAACAAATCTAGGATTCGTTGCTCTGGCATCCATTGGCGACGCCGCACGACCTCATCGTTCATCATGGCAATGTGTGCAGCCGGTCCTCCAAAGGCGATCGTCCCCAGTTTCAGAAAGACGGTAGCCAGTTCTTGCAAGCGTTGTTGCTTTTCCGGTGGAGGTAAGTCAGCGAAACGAATTGAAGCTGGGGCCGACAGCATTTCTGGCTCTTGGGGCATGAACTTCTTCAACTCCTGATGTTAAATGGCTCAATATCAATAAATGTCATCAATAGGCGATGGTTCAGATGCTCGGTAGCAATGAATTAACGGCTCATTGTTTCAGAAGTATGATGTTCAGCAAAAACTTTTCAGCAAAAATACCTGCTTGACGGCTAGGCTGTCAGGCAGGTATTGCCCATCTTAAGGTACGTTCATAGCACCTTAGCTGTCAACTGACCTTAGCTGCGAATTTCGTTCCACAGTTGCACCCATTGGTCATAGTTTTTAACGCTTTGCCACATGTTGATTTGTGAATGCAGCGACAAATCATCCATAAACAATTCGTGGGCGCGTTCTGGGCCGATCGCTTCTGCACCCAAGGTCGTCGCTCCAGAATACCCAGTCACCTCCATAACGCCCTTTTGTCCGGCTCCGCTAAGGATGTAATCAATCCACTGGTATGCAACATCAGGGTTGCGAGACTTTTTGGAAATCATCCAGGAATCTGTCCAACCCGTGAGCTTCCCTTGAGGGCTGACCGAGCCGATTGGAAATCCAGCTTCGCTGAGTTGGGTATAGGTGAGCGGCCAGGCATGGGCTAGAACAATTTCACCCGATTGAAACAGGTTAGCCAGTTCGCCTGCGGTTGTCCAGAACTTCCGAATGTTGGGACGCAGTTGCAGCAGTTTGTCTTTAACTTCGGCTAAGTCGGCCTCGCTCAGATCATAGGGATCAGGTTTGCCCAGCCACAGCGCTACATCCGCGATCGTCATTGGGTTATCGGGTAGGGCAATTTTGCCCGCATAGTCCGAGTCGAACAACACATCCCACGACGACGGAGCCGACTTGACTGCTTTAGTA
This genomic interval carries:
- a CDS encoding ABC transporter substrate-binding protein, which codes for MLYRFISILLMGLLGLSSVWLPIRPAQAAGCTLTAIVWEGYTDSSFTKAFEDQTGCAVKATYAGSSDEMFAKFRTGGGRTYDIISASGDITERLYQAGLVQPIDTSKLENYDTVFESFQGGKWNTFDGKPYGVTFAWGPNVLVYNTKAVKSAPSSWDVLFDSDYAGKIALPDNPMTIADVALWLGKPDPYDLSEADLAEVKDKLLQLRPNIRKFWTTAGELANLFQSGEIVLAHAWPLTYTQLSEAGFPIGSVSPQGKLTGWTDSWMISKKSRNPDVAYQWIDYILSGAGQKGVMEVTGYSGATTLGAEAIGPERAHELFMDDLSLHSQINMWQSVKNYDQWVQLWNEIRS
- the chrA gene encoding chromate efflux transporter, producing MPQEPEMLSAPASIRFADLPPPEKQQRLQELATVFLKLGTIAFGGPAAHIAMMNDEVVRRRQWMPEQRILDLLGVTSLIPGPNSTEMAILIGNERAGWRGLMTAGICFILPAMLMVWGLAILYVRSQSIPQVEWVLYGVKPVILAVIAQALWKLGKKAIKDIPTAIAGVAAIAAYFLGLNEVLVLVLAGVGMMLLRNGQSNRHSTTGLFLLPVSSVLAQVNPTDAPRSVAWSNVFLFFLKVGAVLYGSGYVLLAFLQRDLVERWQVLSSQQLLDAIVIGEFTPGPVFTTATFIGYLLAGHAGAIAATLGIFLPSFLLVAIISPFAARLRQSRWTAGFLDGVNAGALGLMAAVTVTLLSAAIVDWSTASLAVLGLIAVFRFQVNSAWLVLAGAIAGLGMRGLGVGG